A genomic window from Pocillopora verrucosa isolate sample1 chromosome 7, ASM3666991v2, whole genome shotgun sequence includes:
- the LOC131781428 gene encoding TNF receptor-associated factor 6-like, whose translation MADRDQSGRPPPLPSGYDYDFVTELDEDFVCQICQLPLRNAVLTRCGHRFCHDCLNEHFKRIQHPNCPLDRTRLDKDKDIFPDKASERRILSYFVKCPNRCQWEGELRDVENHQQICPYEVVQCPSSNCRVFLARNLIEEHVAVSCQWRIVSCQFCSEEYPKAEEHIHNETCPKFPLNCSNGCEQVVPREQMLKHLETECHLTPVSCPFHDLGCNMKVERRNLETHVREDTTTHLSFACKKLALLQQEFDEEKKTLKKQLDDLKKENNNLLLKVSAQEKEMHKSQMETPMFVWKITGFGDILHQAKVGRNNKIDSDPFYTGKYGYKLKLSVNPNGDGSGRNTHLSAFVIVMRGEHDAILPWPFNQKVTFTLIDQQESLDERQNVTMLFRANTKLDNFARPTAEENPGRGYARFMSHEKLKTRRYLVDDTLFIQVDVGPPSL comes from the exons ATGGCCGACCGAGACCAGAGCGGCCGTCCGCCGCCACTTCCATCGGGCTATGACTACGACTTTGTTACAGAACTAGATGAAGATTTTGTCTGTCAGATATGCCAGTTACCTTTAAGAAATGCTGTGTTAACTAGATGTGGACACAGATTTTGCCATGACTGTCTCAATGAACATTTCAAACG AATACAACATCCTAACTGCCCACTAGACAGAACAAGATTGGATAAAGACAAG gaTATTTTTCCAGATAAGGCAAGCGAGAGAAGGATTCTCTCTTACTTTGTCAAGTGTCCTAACAGATGCCAGTGGGAAGGAGAGCTCAGAGATGTGGAG AACCACCAACAGATTTGTCCCTACGAGGTTGTGCAGTGTCCAAGTTCCAACTGCCGTGTGTTCCTGGCAAGGAACCTGATTGAAGAACATGTGGCCGTGTCGTGTCAATGGAGAATTGTTTCTTGCCAATTTTGCTCAGAAGAGTATCCAAAAGCTGAAGAACAT attCACAATGAAACTTGTCCTAAGTTCCCTCTGAACTGTTCCAATGGTTGTGAACAAGTTGTCCCAAGGGAGCAG ATGTTAAAGCATTTGGAAACAGAGTGCCACCTTACGCCAGTGTCTTGTCCTTTTCATGACTTGGGGTGCAACATGAAA GTGGAAAGAAGAAACTTGGAAACACACGTTCGTGAAGATACGACTACTCATTTGAGCTTCGCTTGCAAGAAGCTCGCCCTACTGCAGCAAGAATTTGACGAGGAGAAAAAAACCCTTAAGAAACAACTGGACgacctgaaaaaggaaaacaacaatcTCTTGCTCAAAGTTTCAGCACAGGAGAAAGAAATGCATAAGAGCCAGATGGAAACTCCGATGTTTGTATGGAAGATAACTGGTTTCGGTGATATATTACACCAGGCCAAAGTTGGCCGGAACAATAAAATAGACAGCGATCCCTTTTACACTGGAAAGTATGGCTACAAGTTAAAACTCTCCGTCAATCCCAACGGCGACGGATCAGGCAGGAATACTCACCTCTCTGCGTTCGTAATCGTCATGAGAGGTGAACACGACGCAATATTGCCTTGGCCATTTAATCAGAAGGTCACATTTACGCTTATAGATCAGCAAGAGAGCCTAGACGAGCGTCAGAACGTTACTATGCTCTTCAGAGCCAATACGAAACTAGATAACTTTGCCAGACCCACTGCAGAAGAAAACCCTGGTCGTGGGTACGCGAGATTCATGTCTCACGAGAAATTGAAAACGAGGCGGTATTTGGTGGACGACACGTTGTTTATCCAAGTTGATGTGGGACCGCCTTCTCTGTGA
- the LOC131781407 gene encoding T-complex protein 1 subunit delta-like encodes MPEAKTNAGDGNKQGAFKDKDKPAEIRMSNITAAKAVADAIRTSLGPKGMDKMIQSGNGDVTITNDGATILKQMQVLHPAARMLVELSKAQDIEAGDGTTTVVVIAGSLLSASAKLLEKGIHPTTVSESFEKAAAKAVEILTTMSMPVALSDRASLLKSAMTSLSSKVVSQYSNLLAPITVDAVLRVIDPATAENVNLKDIRVVQKLGGTVDDTELVEGLVLEQKISHLAGGISQVEKAKIGLIQFCISPPKTDMENQVIVSDYTQMDRVLREERQYILDICKKIKKAGCNVLLIQKSILRDAVSDLALHFLNKMKILVVRDIERDEIEFICKSLGCKPIASLDHFTPEMLATAELVEEVPLGTSKVVKVTGVTNPGRTVSILVRGSNKLVLEEAERSLHDALCVVRCLVKKRALIAGGGAPEIEVSIKLAEHARTLTGMEAYCVRAFAEALEVIPYTLSENAGLNPIATVTELRNRHAKGETTAGINVRKGTITNILEENVLQPLLVSTSAIQLASETVRSILKIDDIVNTR; translated from the exons ATGCCTGAGGCGAAGACAAACGCTGGAGATGGAAATAAACAAGGTGCTTTCAAAGACAAGGATAAGCCCGCCGAGATTCGTATGAGTAACATCACAGCAGCAAAAG CTGTTGCAGATGCGATCAGAACAAGTCTTGGGCCTAAAGGGATGGACAAAATG ATCCAAAGTGGAAATGGTGATGTAACAATCACCAATGATGGTGCCACAATTTTGAAGCAAATGCAGGTGTTGCACCCAGCTGCAAGAATG CTGGTAGAGTTGTCTAAAGCACAAGACATAGAGGCTGGAGATGGTACAACAACTGTAGTAGTGATTGCTGGAAGCTTACTCAGTGCTAGTGCTAAACTACTGGAGAAAG GAATTCACCCCACCACTGTATCTGAATCTTTTGAGAAGGCAGCTGCTAAGGCAGTGGAAATACTGACAACCATGTCCATGCCAGTTGCTTTAAGTGACAGAGCATCTCTACTGAAAAGTGCAATGACATCCCTCAGTTCTAAG GTTGTCTCTCAGTACTCAAATCTCTTGGCACCAATCACGGTTGATGCTGTCCTGAGAGTCATTGATCCTGCAACAGCTGAAAATGTTAACCTTAAAGATATCCGAGTTGTGCAGAAATTAGG tggcACAGTAGATGATACAGAGCTGGTGGAGGGTCTTGTTCTGGAACAAAAAATCAGCCATTTGGCTGGAGGAATATCGCAAGTGGAGAAAGCCAAAATTGGACTTATACAGTTCTGTATTTCTCCTCCAAAAACAGAT ATGGAAAATCAAGTAATAGTTAGTGACTACACACAGATGGACAGGGTGCTACGCGAGGAACGTCAGTACATCCTTGATAtctgcaagaaaataaaaaaggcaggATGTAATGTTCTGCTCATCCAAAAATCTATTCTAAG AGATGCTGTCAGTGACTTAGCCCTCCATTTCTTGAACAAAATGAAGATTCTTGTTGTTAGGGACATAGAGAGAGATGAAATAGAATTCATATGCAAG AGCTTAGGATGTAAACCAATTGCCAGTTTGGATCACTTCACTCCAGAGATGTTGGCAACTGCAGAGCTTGTGGAGGAAGTACCCCTGGGTACCAGCAAAGTAGTCAAGGTAACAGGGGTAACCAATCCTGGTCGAACTGTCAGCATATTGGTGAGAGGATCCAACAAGCTTGTCTTGGAAGAGGCTGAGCGATCACTTCATGATGCTCTTTGTGTTGTGAGATGCTTGGTTAAGAAGAG AGCTCTCATAGCGGGAGGCGGAGCTCCAGAGATCGAAGTGTCCATCAAGCTGGCTGAACATGCGCGCACGTTGACAGGGATGGAGGCGTATTGTGTCCGTGCATTTGCAGAGGCGTTGGAAGTTATCCCTTACACACTCTCCGAGAATGCTGGTCTGAATCCTATTGCTACAGTCACGGAGCTAAGGAACAGGCATGCAAAGGGCGAAACTACCGCAGGAATAAACGTCAGGAAG ggCACAATTACTAATATTCTAGAAGAGAACGTTCTGCAGCCGCTTCTCGTGTCAACCAGTGCCATTCAGTTGGCATCCGAGACAGTTCGTAGCATTCTGAAGATCGATGACATT GTAAATACAAGATAA
- the LOC131781446 gene encoding uncharacterized protein, whose product MASSSNSEENKKLPPLEKLPEVVEEPKPVYKEENTNDSWSALVRKLDIEFNEDCVSCKFIGASVCYVCGYIALNTVKTIPASNMPAKVMTGLFGVGLFGIGTLRLFKSPAELAIDRPSNKSSGKDSGW is encoded by the exons ATGGCGTCTTCCTCTAACTCAGAAGAGAACAAGAAACTTCCTCCGTTAGAAAAGTTACCTGAGGTAGTGGAAGAACCAAAACCGGTTTATAAGGAG GAAAATACCAATGACAGTTGGTCAGCATTGGTTAGGAAGCTTGACATAGAGTTTAATGAGGATTGTGTGAGTTGTAAGTTCATTGGTGCATCAGTGTGTTATGTTTGTGGATACATCGCGTTGAATACTGTCAAGACTATCCCAGCTTCGAACATGCCAGCAAAGGTCATGACTGGATTATTTGGTGTGG GACTTTTTGGGATTGGAACGCTCAGACTTTTTAAAAGTCCGGCTGAACTGGCGATCGACAGACCCTCGAACAAGAGCTCAGGCAAGGACAGTGGGTGGTGA
- the LOC131781435 gene encoding sphingosine-1-phosphate phosphatase 2, whose amino-acid sequence MLKALGDPYVVAKFQQTFGLRRVDEKDDLFKMRDQNDSSSLGNGHVSDGYSTHNNHLLTNGSNHAHLRNGFVKPEPLEKSKSAGEEKKIGQQYECNRFFHALFVFGSTLGYESFYLTFFPFLIWNIDEYLARRTVILWAVIMYLGQSAKDVIQWPRPPSPPVISVEKRFQVEYGMPSTHAMVGTIIPFCLVYFSYDRYQYPLYIGVIFGICWCVLVSTSRLYMGMHTLQDLLVGIAFAVVLLVTVIPLLDVSIDKWVFSSPNTPIFLIVVPMIMILMYPSPPKYTQTKADTATIIFGACGALLGTWGRFYFQGVPDPYQGAPYPIRIPGYEEMFWMIGKFLFGVGVIIPTRAVMKSTVHTVVPWLLAETDPKKMKSVSEIPHRFLTYITVGFTAVFFVPHIFAYVGV is encoded by the exons ATGCTCAAAGCATTAGGAGATCCTTATGTTGTCGCTAAATTCCAACAGACGTTTGGTCTAAGGAGGGTGGACGAAAAAGATGACCTCTTCAAGATGCGTGATCAGAACGACTCCTCGTCGTTAGGAAATGGACATGTTTCCGATGGATATTCTACACACAACAACCATCTTCTCACGAACGGTTCAAATCACGCCCATCTGCGAAACGGATTCGTCAAGCCTGAGCCACTAGAGAAGTCCAAATCAGCTGGCGAGGAAAAGAAAATCGGCCAGCAGTACGAGTGCAACAGATTTTTCCACGCGCTTTTCGTGTTTGGTTCAACCCTGGGCTACGAGTCGTTTTATCtcacattttttcctttcttgattTGGAACATTGACGAATATCTCGCTCGAAGAACTGTTATTTTATGGGCTGTTATTATGTACCTAGGTCAGAGTGCCAAAGATGTCATTCAGTGGCCAAGACCGCCATCTCCTCCAGTGATTTCTGTGGAGAAACGTTTCCAAGTGGAATATGGCATGCCGTCGACCCACGCGATGGTGGGGACTATTATTCCGTTTTGTTTGGTGTATTTTAGTTACGATCGTTACCAG taTCCCTTATACATTGGTGTTATATTTGGAATATGTTGGTGTGTTCTGGTATCAACCAGTCGTCTGTACATGGGAATGCACACACTGCAG GATCTTCTTGTTGGCATTGCATTTGCTGTTGTTTTACTTGTCACTGTGATTCCACTTCTGGATGTGTCTATTGACAAGTGGGTGTTCAGTTCTCCAAACACACCAATTTTTCTCATCGTGGTTCCAATGATCATGATCCTCATGTATCCATCACCACCAAAATACACTCAGACGAAAGCAGATACTGCTACCATTATATTTGGAGCCTGTGGAGCACTGCTTGGTACTTGGGGAAGGTTTTACTTTCAAGGGGTGCCCGACCCTTACCAAGGGGCACCATACCCAATCCGAATTCCTGGTTATGAGGAGATGTTTTGGATGATTGGCAAGTTTTTGTTTGGTGTTGGAGTGATTATTCCAACGCGTGCAGTGATGAAGTCAACAGTACATACAGTTGTACCATGGCTTCTTGCAGAGACTGATCCAAAGAAGATGAAATCTGTTTCAGAAATCCCCCATCGTTTCCTCACATATATAACGGTTGGCTTCACTGCAGTGTTCTTTGTTCCTCACATTTTTGCTTATGTTGGAGTGTGA
- the LOC131781421 gene encoding ubiquinone biosynthesis monooxygenase COQ6, mitochondrial: MFSAVRKSLNCKQFLKLRVCSLCTAASKDTHDFYDVTIIGGGMVGSSLACALGLEKSLDDHKILLLEAAPDRPQKITSVYSNRVSNITPGSKRLLESIGAWDHICEMRQKPFRRMQVWDACSDAHITFESSSRDLDGSKDMGFIVENPVTLEALRKQLKMLHSRVKVLHGTKLKKLSLPDLTKDLDNKDVSHTWASLELEDGRTVHSRLVIGADGPQSLVRQQASMDCLSWKYDQTGVVATLQLGEITDNLVAWQKFLPTGPIALLPLTDNLSSLVWSTTLEHAKQLVSLEEDRFVDAVNNAFWEDLDRNPLVDQATRISYMLASFVQPWTKVGSGTQSPPSVSGVEEGSRAMFPYGFGHAMEYVRPRLALIGDAAHRVHPLAGQGVNMGFGDVACLRDVLSEAAQEGKDLGSLEHLLTYETKRQQSVVPMITAIDALKRLYSTSSPLPLLARSVGLIATSAMLPIKEQIIDFAMR; this comes from the exons ATGTTTTCAGCTGTGAGGAAATCTTTGAACtgtaaacagtttttgaaactTAGAGTGTGTTCTTTATGTACAGCTGCTAGTAAAGATACACATGATTTCTATGATGTTACCATCATTGGTGGTGGAATGGTCGGCTCGAGTTTGGCCTGTGCTCTAG GACTAGAGAAATCTTTGGATGATCACAAGATTCTCTTATTGGAAGCAGCTCCTGACAGACCTCAAAAGATCACCTCAGTATACAGCAACCGCGTTAGCAACATTACACCTGGTTCCAAAAGGCTTCTGGAAA gTATTGGTGCTTGGGATCATATTTGTGAAATGAGACAAAAGCCTTTTAGAAGGATGCAA gtTTGGGATGCTTGCAGTGATGCACACATCACATTTGAATCAAGTTCAAGGGATTTGGATGGTTCAAAAGACATGGGATTCATTGTAGAAAATCCTGTCACCCTTGAGGCCCTGAGAAAACAGCTAAAAATGCTTCACTCGCGAGTGAAGGTTCTGCATGGAACAAAGCTCAAGAAATTAAGTTTGCCTGATTTAACAAAAGATTTG GATAACAAGGATGTTAGTCATACATGGGCTTCCTTGGAGCTGGAAGATGGAAGGACAGTTCACTCAAGACTAGTG ATAGGAGCTGATGGTCCACAGTCCCTGGTGCGACAACAAGCATCAATGGATTGCCTCTCCTGGAAATATGATCAGACAGGAGTTGTGGCAACTCTTCAGTTGGGAGAG ATTACAGATAACCTTGTTGCATGGCAGAAGTTTTTGCCAACAGGACCAATAGCTCTTCTACCA CTCACAGACAATTTAAGCTCATTAGTGTGGTCAACAACTCTGGAACATGCTAAACAGCTGGTCTCATTAGAGGAAGATAGATTTGTTGATGCTGTAAACAATGCATTT TGGGAGGACTTGGACCGCAATCCTTTGGTGGATCAAGCCACAAGGATATCATATATGTTAGCTTCTTTCGTTCAGCCATGGACAA AGGTGGGATCTGGTACCCAGTCTCCCCCTAGTGTGAGTGGTGTTGAGGAAGGTAGTCGAGCAATGTTTCCATATGGCTTTGGTCATGCCATGGAATATGTCAGACCAAGACTGGCTTTGATAGG TGATGCTGCTCATAGAGTCCATCCTCTAGCTGGACAAGGTGTCAACATGGGGTTTGGAGACGTTGCTTGTCTAAGAGATGTGCTGTCGGAGGCTGCACAGGAAGGAAAAGATCTTG GATCTTTGGAGCATCTTTTAACATATGAAACAAAACGGCAGCAGAGTGTAGTCCCTATGATCACAGCTATTGATGCTCTCAAGAGACTTTACTCAACATCAAGCCCTCTCCCACTTCTTGCACGATCAGTGGGGCTCATAGCAACCAGTGCTATGCTCCCTATCAAG gAACAGATTATTGACTTTGCCATGAGATAG
- the LOC131781432 gene encoding COMM domain-containing protein 1 gives MASADKNVVGLLNGLARREYFGESEITDDFLHQELFPDLGREQFDAMLSRYENLMRNIVSADMDFNQLEAFLTSQTRRKQGSLTQEQAAAFLKFWKSQKVKIHDVLVQRSSWNNRLKDISWRIDLKSQGRHLQQINTPVAIVEMQVEKRSTENKETDVFQFEMDESQLSNILSSIDEIEKKLTSYAQ, from the exons ATGGCTTCAGCTGACAAAAATGTAGTGGGGTTACTAAATGGATTGGCACGAAGGGAATATTTCGGAGAATCGGAAATCACCGACGACTTCCTGCACCAAGAACTTTTTCCCGACCTAGGAAGAGAGCAATTTGATGCAATGCTGTCGAGATACGAGAATTTAATGCGAAATATCGTATCTGCGGATATGGATTTCAATCAACTCGAAGCCTTTCTGACATCTCAGACGAGACGAAAACAAGGCTCACTGACCCAGGAACAAGCTGCAGCGTTTTTAAAGTTCTGGAAATCGCAAAAGGTAAAAATCCACGACGTCTTAGTCCAGAGATCGTCGTGGAATAACAGATTGAAGGACATCAGCTGGAGGATTGATCTGAAGAGCCAGGGGAGACATCTTCAACAGATCAACACACCTGTAGCTATCGTGGAGATGCAGGTTGAGAAACGATCAACTGAGAATAAG GAAACAGATGTTTTCCAGTTTGAAATGGATGAATCTCAGCTCTCAAATATCCTCTCAAGTATTGATGAAATCGAAAAGAAACTCACAAGTTATGCCCAATGA
- the LOC131781431 gene encoding damage-control phosphatase ARMT1-like — translation MSTVRERPEPLSGKDEGSFAYLTIRDRLPVILTKVIDLVHRQASALSESNQQEKVEDSKGVIAKLSKLRYEMKTNKPLMQMEDDRPDVQIWNNTIKESKSLVDQDKIASFTGAWLIVECYMYRKIYEAFALSQHHQDFDPFQEQKEESFKGLQNSAISLAQFLDHSLHNSGVDDEEKRKVKNAFDTLLQFCLWGNRCDLSISSGEITEEEGAGQTDHLQRMKKNIIVDNSQDVWNTTCSSENPRIDFVLDNSGFELFTDLCFAEFLLQANLAKEIHLHTKQIPWFVSDASNKDVLWMTEQMKGSSNKCLSELGDCWIQRFREGTFILQSHPFWTLAQDFSEMKSSTPELYRELSKAKIVFFKGDLNYRKLVGDRKWNHTTPFTHALWGFLPAPLCSLRTLKADVQVGLSPGQDDKLEAINKDWMTSGSYAVIQYAQCLD, via the exons ATGTCTACAGTAAGAGAAAGACCAGAACCTTTATCAGGAAAGGACGAAGG atcATTTGCCTATCTTACAATAAGAGATAGACTACCAGTGATTCTGACCAAAGTCATTGACTTAGTTCACAGACAAGCATCAGCATTGTCAGAGTCCAATCAACAG GAAAAGGTGGAGGATAGCAAAGGAGTGATAGCAAAGCTCTCTAAATTAAGATATGAGATGAAAACCAATAAGCCATTGATGCAGATGGAAGATGATCGGCCAGATGTGCAAATTTGGAACAACACCATTAAGGAGAGTAAATCACTGGTTGATCAAGACAAAATTGCCTCCTTTACTGGAGCATGGTTGATTGTTGAATGCTACATGTATCGCAAGATCTATGAAGCCTTTGCTTTAAG CCAGCACCACCAGGACTTTGATCCCTTTCAAGAACAGAAAGAAGAATCATTTAAAGGACTTCAGAACTCAGCAATTTCCTTGGCTCAGTTCCTTGATCACTCCCTACATAATTCTGGTGTTGAtgatgaagagaaaagaaaagtgaagaatGCATTTGACACTCTGCTTCAG ttctGTTTGTGGGGAAACCGTTGTGACCTTTCGATCTCTAGTGGTGAAATCACAGAGGAAGAAGGAGCAGGTCAGACTGATCATCTTCAGcgcatgaaaaaaaatataattgtcGACAATTCTCAAGATGTCTGGAACACAACTTGTAGCAGTGAAAACCCCAGGATTGATTTTGTCCTGGACAACTCAGGCTTTGAACTTTTTACAGACCTATGCTTTGCAGAGTTTTTGCTGCAAGCAAATTTAGCCAAGGAGATTCATCTTCATACAAAGCAAATTCCCTGGTTTGTTTCTGATGCTAGTAACAAAGATGTCCTGTGGATGACAGAACAAATGAAGGGTTCTTCAAACAAGTGCTTATCTGAACTTGGAGATTGCTGGATTCAGCGCTTCCGAGAAGGAACATTCATTCTTCAAAGCCACCCATTTTGGACACTGGCCCAAGATTTTAGTGAAATGAAAAGCAGTACCCCTGAATTGTACAGAGAGCTGTCAAAGGCAAAGATTGTATTTTTCAAGGGTGACCTGAATTATCGCAAGTTGGTTGGTGATCGTAAATGGAATCATACAACTCCTTTTACACATGCCCTCTGGGGATTTTTGCCAGCACCTCTGTGTTCGTTAAGAACCCTGAAGGCTGATGTCCAAGTTGGATTATCACCAGGTCAAGATGACAAACTGGAGGCTATCAATAAAGACTGGATGACATCAGGGAGCTATGCTGTTATTCAGTATGCTCAATGCTTAGACTGA